A single window of Asticcacaulis sp. AND118 DNA harbors:
- a CDS encoding glucose 1-dehydrogenase, whose product MDRLKDKVALVTGGAQGIGEAIVRSFVAEGARVVIADIDPEEGGALAAELPDAVFRQLDVSDEAQWIAALDSVVADFGRLDVLVNNAGITGRNDAKNDPEHTTLEDWRRVMMVNTDGVFLGCKHAIRVMRPARAGSIINMSSRSGLVGIPHQAAYAASKAAVRNHAKTVALYCAEEGLNIRCNSVHPAAILTPMWEAMLKDAADKEKVAAGTPLHRFGRPDEVAAVVLLLASDEATFITGSEFNIDGGVLAGTAASPK is encoded by the coding sequence ATGGATCGCTTGAAAGACAAGGTGGCGCTGGTTACCGGCGGTGCGCAGGGTATTGGCGAGGCCATTGTGCGCAGTTTCGTGGCCGAAGGGGCACGTGTGGTCATCGCCGATATCGATCCGGAGGAGGGCGGCGCACTGGCGGCTGAACTCCCGGACGCTGTGTTCCGCCAACTGGATGTCTCCGACGAAGCACAGTGGATCGCCGCGCTCGATTCGGTTGTGGCCGATTTCGGGCGGCTGGACGTGCTGGTCAACAATGCCGGGATCACCGGGCGCAACGACGCGAAGAACGATCCGGAGCATACGACGCTCGAAGACTGGCGGCGGGTGATGATGGTCAATACGGACGGCGTGTTTCTGGGGTGCAAGCACGCGATTCGCGTCATGCGTCCGGCGCGCGCGGGATCGATCATCAATATGTCGTCGCGTTCCGGGCTGGTCGGCATCCCGCATCAGGCGGCCTATGCGGCGTCAAAGGCCGCGGTGCGCAACCACGCCAAGACCGTCGCGCTCTATTGCGCGGAAGAGGGGCTGAATATCCGCTGCAATTCGGTGCATCCGGCGGCGATTCTGACGCCGATGTGGGAAGCCATGCTGAAGGACGCGGCCGATAAGGAAAAGGTTGCCGCCGGCACCCCGCTGCATCGATTCGGACGGCCGGACGAAGTGGCCGCCGTCGTGCTGCTGCTGGCGTCGGATGAAGCGACCTTCATCACCGGCTCTGAGTTCAACATCGACGGCGGCGTTCTGGCGGGCACGGCGGCCTCGCCCAAATAG
- a CDS encoding NADP-dependent isocitrate dehydrogenase produces MAKIKVANPVVDIDGDEMTRIIWQLIKDKLIHPYLDIDLQYFDLGMENRDATDDQVTIDAANAIAACGVGVKCATITPDEARVKEFSLKKMWKSPNGTIRNILGGVVFREPIICKNVPRLVPGWTQPIVVGRHAFGDQYKATDFLVPGKGTLTMKFVGEDGQVIEHEVFKFPGAGVAMGMYNLDESIRDFARASFEYGIARNYPVYLSTKNTILKAYDGRFKDIFQEIFDAEYAAKFKELGLTYEHRLIDDMVASALKWSGGFVWACKNYDGDVQSDTVAQGYGSLGLMTSALVTPDGKIMEAEAAHGTVTRHYRQHQKGEATSTNSMASIFAWTQGLKHRAKLDDNAELKNFAETLEKVCIDTVEAGFMTKDLALLVGDTQGWLTTEGFLDKISENLSKALAA; encoded by the coding sequence ATGGCCAAGATCAAGGTAGCCAATCCGGTCGTCGATATCGACGGCGACGAAATGACCCGCATCATCTGGCAGCTCATCAAGGATAAGCTGATCCACCCTTACCTCGACATCGACCTGCAATATTTCGATCTGGGCATGGAAAACCGTGACGCCACCGACGATCAGGTGACGATCGATGCCGCCAACGCTATCGCCGCCTGCGGCGTGGGCGTGAAGTGCGCCACCATCACCCCGGACGAAGCCCGCGTGAAGGAATTCAGCCTCAAGAAGATGTGGAAGTCGCCGAACGGCACCATCCGCAACATTCTTGGCGGCGTTGTGTTCCGCGAACCCATCATTTGCAAGAACGTCCCGCGCCTCGTCCCCGGCTGGACCCAGCCGATCGTCGTCGGCCGTCACGCCTTTGGCGACCAGTACAAGGCCACCGACTTCCTCGTCCCCGGCAAGGGCACGCTGACCATGAAGTTCGTGGGTGAAGACGGTCAGGTCATCGAGCACGAAGTGTTCAAGTTCCCGGGTGCGGGCGTGGCCATGGGCATGTACAACCTCGACGAATCGATCCGCGACTTCGCCCGCGCCTCTTTCGAATACGGCATCGCCCGCAACTATCCGGTCTATCTGTCGACCAAGAACACCATCCTCAAGGCCTATGACGGCCGCTTCAAGGACATCTTCCAGGAAATCTTCGACGCCGAATACGCGGCGAAGTTCAAGGAACTGGGCCTGACCTACGAGCACCGCCTGATCGACGACATGGTTGCCTCGGCCCTGAAATGGTCCGGCGGTTTCGTCTGGGCCTGCAAGAACTACGACGGCGACGTGCAGTCCGATACGGTCGCTCAGGGCTACGGCTCGCTGGGCCTGATGACCTCGGCTCTGGTCACCCCGGACGGCAAGATCATGGAAGCCGAAGCCGCCCACGGCACCGTGACCCGTCACTACCGTCAGCACCAGAAGGGCGAGGCCACCTCGACCAACTCGATGGCCTCGATCTTCGCCTGGACGCAGGGCCTCAAGCACCGCGCCAAGCTGGACGACAATGCCGAACTGAAGAACTTTGCCGAGACGCTGGAAAAGGTCTGCATCGACACCGTCGAAGCCGGCTTCATGACCAAGGATCTGGCCTTGCTGGTCGGCGACACGCAAGGCTGGCTGACCACCGAAGGGTTCCTCGACAAGATCTCCGAGAACCTGTCGAAGGCCCTCGCCGCCTAA
- a CDS encoding SGNH/GDSL hydrolase family protein has product MKTVLTALSLGLCFSATVASADTLPLHNGGRTAAPAYTHQWPGVYFETTTASKSVTLSFDDSINIYKLYLNGEVVKVIEKPGKATVRFDSPSANAVDVYRLEKITESQGQTGRFLGFSADKPAALTARTRQIEFIGDSYTVGYGNTSPKRECTTDEVWATTDTSQAFGPLTAKLYDADYQINAFSGRGIVRNYNGFQGDTLPTLYAHTLFDGKSLYDDKSWKPRIIVIGLGTNDFSTALNPGEKWKSRDALQADYRDTYVAFVKRLRAKNPQAHFILMASDQANGEIRDQVTQVAKTLKAGGETRLDTIYFDGLDFGGCHFHPSLADDRKLSRLLKDWIDSHPQVWQGR; this is encoded by the coding sequence ATGAAGACTGTTCTGACCGCCTTATCGCTTGGCCTGTGCTTTTCTGCCACGGTTGCCTCAGCCGACACCCTGCCGCTGCACAATGGCGGACGCACGGCGGCGCCGGCCTATACGCATCAATGGCCGGGCGTTTATTTTGAGACCACGACGGCGTCCAAATCGGTCACCCTGAGCTTCGACGACAGCATCAATATCTACAAGCTGTACCTCAACGGTGAAGTGGTGAAGGTCATCGAAAAGCCCGGCAAGGCCACGGTGCGCTTCGACAGCCCAAGCGCCAACGCCGTAGACGTCTATCGGCTGGAAAAGATCACCGAATCGCAAGGCCAGACCGGGCGCTTCCTCGGTTTCAGCGCCGACAAGCCCGCGGCACTGACCGCCCGCACGCGCCAGATCGAATTCATCGGCGACTCCTACACGGTCGGCTACGGCAACACCTCGCCGAAGCGCGAATGCACCACGGACGAAGTATGGGCGACGACCGATACGTCGCAGGCCTTCGGTCCGCTGACCGCTAAACTCTACGATGCGGATTATCAGATCAACGCCTTTTCCGGTCGGGGAATCGTCCGCAATTACAACGGCTTTCAAGGCGATACCCTGCCCACCCTCTACGCGCACACCCTGTTCGACGGCAAGAGCCTGTACGACGACAAGAGCTGGAAGCCGCGGATCATCGTCATCGGGCTGGGCACCAACGACTTTTCCACCGCGCTGAACCCCGGCGAGAAGTGGAAATCGCGCGACGCCCTGCAGGCCGATTACCGCGATACCTATGTCGCCTTCGTCAAGCGGTTGCGCGCGAAAAATCCGCAGGCCCATTTCATCCTGATGGCCTCGGATCAGGCCAATGGTGAAATCCGCGATCAGGTGACGCAGGTGGCCAAAACGTTGAAGGCTGGCGGCGAGACGCGCCTCGATACGATCTATTTCGATGGGCTCGACTTCGGCGGTTGTCATTTCCACCCGTCTCTGGCCGATGATCGCAAACTGTCCCGCCTGCTCAAGGACTGGATCGACTCCCACCCGCAAGTGTGGCAAGGCCGGTAG
- a CDS encoding TMEM165/GDT1 family protein — translation MDAFLNSTALVAFSEIGDKTQLLALILAARYHKSIPIIWGIFVATVANHALAAWVGHFVSGLALTTYMPWIVAIAFIALGLWILIPDKMDDDEAPKKDYGPFITTLIAFFLAEMGDKTQVATVFLGAKYEDAFLWVVFGTTFGMMLANVPAVFFGDKVLKVVPMNIVRYVASGLFIAIGFFSFWQIFNG, via the coding sequence GTGGACGCCTTCCTCAATTCGACCGCTCTCGTCGCCTTTTCCGAAATTGGCGACAAGACGCAGTTGCTGGCCCTGATTCTGGCCGCCCGCTATCATAAATCTATACCGATCATCTGGGGCATCTTCGTCGCCACCGTGGCAAATCATGCCTTGGCGGCGTGGGTCGGGCACTTCGTGTCCGGACTGGCGCTCACCACCTACATGCCGTGGATCGTCGCTATCGCCTTTATCGCGCTGGGTTTGTGGATTCTGATTCCCGACAAGATGGACGACGACGAAGCTCCGAAGAAGGATTACGGCCCCTTCATCACCACCCTGATTGCCTTCTTCCTCGCCGAAATGGGCGACAAGACACAGGTCGCCACCGTCTTCCTCGGCGCCAAGTACGAAGACGCCTTCCTGTGGGTCGTGTTCGGCACCACTTTCGGCATGATGCTGGCCAATGTCCCGGCTGTGTTTTTCGGGGACAAGGTGCTGAAAGTCGTACCGATGAATATCGTCCGCTACGTCGCCTCAGGCCTGTTCATCGCCATCGGCTTCTTCTCGTTCTGGCAGATTTTTAACGGCTAG
- a CDS encoding GDSL-type esterase/lipase family protein, with amino-acid sequence MAPHKFASLVIGIMAAVWSGQANAQVRLSEEEAILDGIDKATLLSLRVGGRTAPAPVSFSLRLGKANASENRERGFVFTPVIHQWPGIYAEARFKGSHLYAAFDDAVNQYRLWIDDQEQPLLSKPGKTVLKYDHLGDGEHRVRLEKISESQKAVGAFRGFFVPEADAALPPPPRRIRQIEFIGDSDMVAYGANSTRRDGCTDEEIWATTDTSRGYVTRVAKHYDADYQVNAYSGLGVVRNWNGEKRDLNLSTLYPRTLFEDVTPWKRDGWSPQVIIIAIGGNDFSTDLHSAEKWRDKAALRADWTDKFVRFVTDIRAQNPMAHIVLGTYSAYDADYLAANDAAFDRLSARDKRLSRILYPKTENTACNYHHSQNDYALLSRLVIAHLDGLADVWAQGEP; translated from the coding sequence ATGGCGCCGCACAAGTTTGCATCTCTTGTCATCGGCATTATGGCCGCCGTATGGAGCGGGCAGGCCAATGCACAGGTAAGGCTTTCTGAAGAGGAGGCGATATTGGACGGCATAGACAAGGCAACGCTTCTATCCCTGCGCGTTGGCGGCCGCACCGCACCTGCGCCTGTCAGTTTTTCCCTGCGGTTGGGCAAGGCCAATGCTTCGGAGAACCGGGAACGCGGCTTTGTGTTTACCCCTGTCATCCACCAATGGCCCGGTATTTACGCTGAAGCGCGTTTCAAAGGATCGCACCTGTATGCGGCCTTCGACGATGCGGTGAACCAGTATCGTTTGTGGATTGACGATCAGGAGCAACCGCTGCTCAGCAAGCCGGGTAAGACCGTCTTAAAATATGACCATTTGGGGGATGGCGAACACAGGGTTCGCCTGGAAAAAATCAGCGAGTCGCAAAAGGCCGTCGGCGCGTTTCGCGGCTTCTTCGTTCCTGAAGCCGACGCGGCACTGCCTCCGCCACCCCGCCGCATCCGCCAGATTGAATTTATCGGCGACTCCGACATGGTGGCGTATGGCGCCAATTCGACGCGGCGTGACGGATGCACCGACGAAGAAATCTGGGCCACGACCGACACCTCCAGAGGTTACGTAACGCGCGTCGCCAAGCACTATGACGCCGATTATCAGGTCAATGCCTATTCCGGTCTGGGCGTCGTGCGTAACTGGAACGGCGAAAAGCGCGACCTCAACCTGTCCACACTCTATCCCCGCACCCTTTTCGAAGACGTCACGCCTTGGAAGCGCGACGGGTGGTCACCGCAGGTCATCATCATCGCCATTGGCGGCAATGATTTTTCCACCGATCTCCATTCCGCTGAAAAATGGAGAGACAAGGCGGCACTGCGCGCGGACTGGACGGATAAATTTGTGCGCTTTGTGACCGATATTCGCGCTCAAAATCCCATGGCTCATATCGTTCTTGGCACCTACAGCGCCTATGACGCTGATTATCTGGCGGCTAACGACGCGGCCTTTGACCGCCTCTCGGCCAGGGACAAACGCCTCAGCCGCATTCTCTACCCAAAGACCGAAAACACGGCCTGCAACTACCATCATTCCCAAAACGATTACGCCCTGCTGTCGCGGCTGGTTATCGCGCATCTGGACGGTCTTGCCGATGTGTGGGCACAGGGTGAACCTTGA
- a CDS encoding DUF2939 domain-containing protein, with the protein MFKTLSIAIIIALLAALFGFAIGPVWAFYDLRSAAESEDIQSLSELVAFDEVRTSLKAQLWADAKGAPTAEAPAPSVLKDPLGAIGRAITDLTAAPPKQPVVDVNSYLTAKALLALSYGAGKDANRIEPREFAPKPPMPGILYWSIDRARLGIKQPEIGTTVFTMKRRGLFTWQVTHIGLPDAEAPDPAATAVSASASPDFGPDK; encoded by the coding sequence GTGTTCAAAACCTTATCCATCGCCATCATCATCGCCTTGCTGGCGGCCCTGTTCGGCTTTGCCATCGGCCCGGTGTGGGCATTCTACGACCTGCGTTCGGCTGCTGAATCCGAGGACATCCAAAGCCTGTCAGAACTGGTCGCCTTCGATGAGGTGCGCACCAGCCTGAAGGCGCAGCTTTGGGCCGACGCCAAGGGCGCGCCGACCGCCGAAGCCCCCGCCCCCAGTGTGCTGAAAGACCCCCTTGGCGCCATCGGCCGCGCCATCACCGACCTCACCGCCGCGCCGCCGAAGCAACCCGTCGTCGACGTCAATTCCTACCTGACGGCCAAGGCCCTGCTGGCCCTGTCCTACGGCGCGGGCAAGGACGCCAATAGGATCGAGCCGCGCGAATTCGCGCCCAAGCCGCCCATGCCCGGCATTCTCTACTGGAGCATCGACCGCGCGCGTCTCGGCATCAAACAGCCGGAGATCGGCACGACCGTCTTCACCATGAAACGTCGCGGCCTGTTCACCTGGCAGGTCACGCATATCGGCCTGCCCGATGCGGAGGCCCCAGATCCAGCAGCAACCGCCGTTTCCGCCTCGGCCAGCCCCGATTTCGGCCCGGATAAATAG
- a CDS encoding AEC family transporter, translated as MLETLSRVLLFFAFVGLGAVLARTGRLKAEGLDGLSAYFYWLGFPAYLIHAFANLPRPDAFHLSWLGVYASAFIVSSGLCLLVARRFGATTGEATGAGMAAFISNSAFLGLPIITGLLGPEVLQTAPLLFVADFLILFFIGCAGLSVASGHGVGLALKRTAQNPTVLGSLVGVCLMLAGVNIPPMFDQMLDIMGRSSVPVALVALGGMLGLMPLKKLLSVTPVTAVAVTGKLLLAPAIMAVAMHLFGAPPLMFKLAVFLSACPTAVSVFIQARMYGLWYEGAAISIAQSTVISLFTLSGLALALTHF; from the coding sequence ATGCTGGAGACCCTGAGCCGCGTTCTGTTGTTTTTTGCCTTTGTCGGCCTTGGCGCTGTGCTGGCGCGGACCGGTCGGCTCAAGGCGGAAGGTCTTGATGGCCTGAGCGCCTACTTCTACTGGCTGGGCTTTCCCGCCTATCTCATCCACGCTTTCGCCAACCTGCCGAGGCCGGACGCCTTCCATCTGAGCTGGCTGGGCGTCTATGCCTCCGCCTTCATTGTGTCATCGGGCCTGTGTTTGCTGGTCGCGCGGCGATTCGGCGCAACGACAGGCGAAGCCACCGGCGCCGGCATGGCGGCCTTCATTTCCAACAGCGCGTTTCTGGGGCTGCCGATCATCACCGGCCTGCTGGGCCCGGAGGTTCTGCAAACCGCCCCGCTGCTGTTCGTAGCCGATTTTCTCATCCTCTTCTTCATCGGTTGCGCCGGCTTGTCCGTCGCGTCCGGCCACGGCGTCGGCCTGGCGCTGAAACGCACGGCACAGAACCCCACAGTGCTGGGCTCATTGGTCGGCGTGTGCCTGATGCTGGCCGGAGTCAATATCCCGCCCATGTTCGACCAGATGCTCGACATCATGGGGCGCTCGTCTGTGCCTGTGGCGCTGGTGGCGCTGGGCGGGATGCTGGGGCTTATGCCCTTGAAAAAGCTGCTGTCCGTAACACCCGTCACCGCCGTCGCGGTCACCGGCAAACTGTTGCTCGCTCCCGCCATCATGGCCGTCGCCATGCACCTGTTCGGCGCGCCACCGCTGATGTTCAAGCTCGCCGTCTTCCTCTCGGCCTGCCCCACGGCGGTCAGCGTCTTCATTCAGGCGCGCATGTACGGCCTGTGGTACGAGGGCGCGGCCATCTCCATCGCCCAATCCACCGTCATTTCGCTGTTCACCCTGTCCGGGTTGGCGCTGGCCTTGACTCACTTCTAA
- a CDS encoding DUF1579 domain-containing protein yields the protein MKVDIQTEHRWLEQFSGNWEMVFDDDVPADQRTDDWVETGRTLHGVWAVVEGRGDMPGGGRATTLLTLGYDPARKAFIGTWIGSMMSHMWVYEGQLTDDGRLVLNSEGPDFETGAMRSYQDIYAFDGPDARTLTSQMLMPDGHWQVFMNGRYKRVG from the coding sequence ATGAAGGTCGATATTCAGACGGAGCACCGCTGGCTGGAGCAGTTCAGCGGTAACTGGGAAATGGTCTTCGATGACGACGTGCCCGCGGATCAGCGCACGGACGACTGGGTCGAAACCGGGCGTACCCTGCACGGCGTCTGGGCCGTGGTCGAAGGACGCGGCGACATGCCGGGCGGCGGTCGCGCCACCACCCTCCTGACGCTGGGCTACGACCCGGCGCGCAAAGCTTTTATCGGCACCTGGATCGGCTCGATGATGAGCCATATGTGGGTCTATGAAGGCCAATTGACCGACGACGGGCGTCTGGTGCTCAACAGCGAAGGTCCGGATTTCGAAACCGGCGCCATGCGCAGCTATCAGGACATCTATGCCTTCGACGGGCCCGATGCCCGCACCCTGACGTCGCAGATGCTGATGCCGGACGGCCATTGGCAGGTTTTCATGAACGGACGCTATAAGCGGGTCGGTTGA
- a CDS encoding putative zinc-binding metallopeptidase — protein MKLFTCAHCGNTLFFHNRNCVNCGHRLGFSPNTLQLHALEPVDAQLWRPVEGGGTYRFCANAVTDVCNWLVPVDSYNPFCRACRHNRLVPNDLDCFRRIIDAQHRLFYAFLKWGLPAPDREEDPAGGLVFDYLEDEQAPDGTTHTAMTGHDEGVISIRAAEADDAVRETVRSQMGEPYRTLLGHFRHECGHFIWNRLVRDAGKLDACRAVFGDDEADYQAAIERHYAEGPPPFWADSYISAYASMHPWEDFAESFAHVLHITDAVETAHYYGMTIKARPSEDLSAEVDFKPYRITDFERLSDAWVPLSLAINSIHNAMGERPLYPFILTPTVRAKLDFVHRLITGQAV, from the coding sequence ATGAAACTGTTTACCTGCGCCCATTGCGGCAACACCCTGTTCTTTCATAACCGCAACTGCGTCAACTGCGGCCATCGGTTGGGGTTTTCGCCGAACACGCTGCAACTGCATGCGCTTGAGCCGGTGGATGCCCAACTCTGGCGGCCGGTCGAAGGCGGTGGCACGTACCGTTTCTGCGCCAACGCCGTCACCGATGTGTGCAACTGGCTGGTCCCGGTCGACAGCTACAACCCGTTTTGCCGCGCGTGTCGCCATAACCGTCTGGTCCCCAACGATCTCGATTGTTTCCGCCGCATAATCGACGCGCAACATCGCCTGTTTTACGCCTTTCTCAAATGGGGCCTGCCGGCGCCCGACCGTGAGGAAGACCCGGCCGGCGGTCTCGTCTTCGACTATCTGGAGGACGAACAGGCCCCTGACGGCACCACCCATACCGCCATGACCGGCCATGACGAGGGCGTTATCTCCATCCGCGCCGCTGAGGCCGACGACGCGGTGCGCGAGACCGTGCGCAGCCAGATGGGTGAGCCCTACCGTACCCTGCTCGGTCACTTTCGCCACGAATGCGGGCACTTCATCTGGAACCGGCTGGTGCGCGATGCGGGCAAGCTCGACGCCTGCCGCGCTGTTTTCGGCGATGATGAGGCCGACTATCAGGCCGCTATCGAGCGCCATTACGCCGAAGGCCCGCCGCCCTTCTGGGCCGACAGCTATATCAGCGCCTACGCCTCCATGCACCCGTGGGAGGACTTCGCGGAGAGTTTCGCCCACGTCCTGCATATTACCGACGCTGTAGAGACCGCTCACTATTACGGCATGACCATCAAGGCCAGGCCCAGCGAAGACCTGTCGGCCGAGGTCGATTTCAAACCCTACCGCATCACCGATTTCGAAAGGCTGTCCGACGCCTGGGTGCCGCTGAGCCTGGCCATCAACTCTATCCATAACGCCATGGGCGAGCGTCCGCTCTACCCCTTCATCCTGACGCCGACGGTGCGGGCGAAGCTGGACTTTGTTCATCGGCTGATTACCGGTCAGGCGGTTTAG
- the alaS gene encoding alanine--tRNA ligase, translated as MPSLNQIRQTFLDYFAKNDHEIVSSSSLVPQNDPTLMFTNAGMVQFKNVFTGAETRPYKRATTSQKVVRAGGKHNDLDNVGYTARHHTFFEMLGNFSFGDYFKEQAIEHAWNLITKEYGLDKNRLLATVYIDDDEAFALWKKIAGFSDDRIIRIAGSDNFWSMGDTGPCGPCTEIFYDHGAHIWGGPPGSPEEDGDRFVEIWNLVFMQFDQQPDGTRLNLPKPSIDTGMGLERVAAVLQGVHNNYDVDLFKGLIAASVEETGVKAEGEALPSHRVIADHLRSTSFLIADGVTPSNEGRGYVLRRIMRRAMRHAYLLGANEPLMPRLAPVLVREMGDHYGELKRAEATIVETLRQEEERFRRTLGRGMTLLDEATANLKDGDMLEGEVAFKLYDTYGFPLDLTQDAIRTKGLSVNVAGFEAAMEEQKQRGRANWKGSGEKSVEAEWFSIRDQAGASDFVGYEHLSTQSHARVIVRDGESVSEGLVGERLQVVFDRTPFYPESGGQAGDTGTLHWAGGEGRVLDTQKQAGDLIVHDIEITEGVLAVGDMVHLNVDAAKRLTTKSNHSAAHLLHAALKNVLGPHVAQKGQLVDAERMRFDFSHGSPVSPEEIERIEAEVNAVILQNEAATIKQMAPADAIAAGAVALFGEKYGDEVRVLSLGHALDGADKGYSVELCGGTHVSRTGDIALFKIISESGIAAGVRRIEAFTGEAARQFLLEQAGVAKSLADQFKVPVAQVSARVDALINDRKRLEKELAEAKRALAVGGGGAASGPEEINGVKVMARVLDGVGGKDLRPLAEDFKKQVGSGIVALVGVLDGKAAVTVAVTPDLIGRFNAAELAKAAVIAMGGQGAGGKPDFAQGGAPDATKADAGLEAVKAAIV; from the coding sequence ATGCCTTCCTTAAATCAGATCCGTCAGACCTTCCTGGATTACTTCGCCAAGAACGACCATGAGATCGTGTCGTCCTCGTCGCTGGTGCCGCAAAACGACCCGACGCTGATGTTCACCAATGCCGGCATGGTGCAGTTCAAGAACGTCTTTACGGGTGCAGAGACCCGCCCGTACAAGCGCGCCACCACGTCGCAGAAGGTCGTGCGCGCCGGCGGCAAGCACAATGACCTCGACAATGTCGGTTATACGGCGCGTCACCACACCTTCTTTGAAATGCTGGGGAACTTCTCCTTCGGCGACTATTTCAAGGAACAGGCCATCGAACACGCTTGGAACCTGATCACCAAAGAATACGGTCTGGACAAGAATCGCCTGCTGGCGACCGTCTATATCGACGACGACGAAGCCTTTGCCTTGTGGAAGAAGATCGCCGGGTTCTCCGACGACCGTATCATTCGTATCGCGGGGTCGGACAATTTCTGGTCGATGGGCGACACCGGCCCCTGCGGTCCGTGTACGGAAATCTTCTACGATCACGGCGCGCACATCTGGGGCGGCCCTCCCGGCTCCCCGGAAGAGGACGGCGACCGCTTCGTCGAAATCTGGAACCTCGTCTTTATGCAGTTCGACCAGCAACCGGACGGCACGCGCCTCAACCTGCCGAAGCCGTCGATCGACACCGGCATGGGTCTTGAGCGCGTCGCGGCGGTGCTGCAGGGCGTGCATAACAACTACGATGTCGATCTGTTCAAGGGGCTGATCGCCGCCAGCGTCGAGGAAACCGGCGTTAAGGCCGAAGGCGAGGCCCTGCCGTCGCATCGCGTTATCGCCGACCATTTGCGTTCGACCTCGTTCCTCATCGCCGATGGCGTCACGCCGTCGAACGAAGGTCGCGGCTACGTCCTGCGCCGCATCATGCGCCGCGCCATGCGCCACGCCTATCTGCTGGGCGCGAATGAGCCGCTGATGCCGCGTCTGGCGCCGGTGCTGGTGCGCGAAATGGGCGATCATTACGGCGAACTGAAACGCGCCGAGGCGACCATCGTCGAAACCCTGCGTCAGGAGGAAGAGCGCTTCCGCCGCACGCTGGGTCGCGGCATGACCCTGTTGGACGAGGCAACCGCGAATCTCAAAGATGGCGACATGCTGGAAGGCGAGGTGGCCTTCAAGCTGTACGACACCTACGGCTTCCCGCTCGACCTGACGCAGGACGCCATCCGCACCAAGGGCCTCAGCGTCAATGTCGCCGGTTTTGAAGCGGCGATGGAAGAGCAGAAGCAACGCGGGCGCGCCAACTGGAAAGGCTCCGGCGAAAAGTCGGTCGAGGCCGAATGGTTCTCGATCCGCGACCAGGCCGGCGCTTCGGATTTTGTCGGCTACGAGCATCTGTCCACGCAATCGCACGCGCGTGTCATCGTCCGTGACGGGGAATCGGTCAGCGAAGGTCTGGTCGGCGAGCGTCTGCAGGTTGTTTTCGACCGCACCCCCTTCTATCCGGAAAGCGGCGGGCAGGCGGGCGACACCGGCACCCTGCATTGGGCCGGCGGCGAAGGCCGCGTCCTCGATACGCAGAAGCAGGCGGGTGATCTGATCGTCCACGATATCGAAATCACCGAAGGCGTGCTGGCCGTCGGCGACATGGTGCATCTGAACGTGGATGCGGCCAAGCGCCTGACCACCAAGTCCAACCACTCCGCCGCGCACCTGCTGCACGCCGCGCTGAAGAACGTTCTTGGGCCCCATGTGGCGCAGAAGGGCCAACTGGTCGATGCCGAGCGCATGCGCTTCGACTTTAGCCACGGCTCGCCCGTCTCTCCAGAAGAGATCGAGCGCATCGAGGCCGAGGTCAATGCGGTCATCCTGCAAAACGAAGCGGCGACCATTAAACAAATGGCGCCCGCTGACGCCATCGCGGCCGGTGCGGTTGCCCTGTTCGGTGAAAAGTACGGCGACGAAGTCCGCGTTCTGAGCCTCGGTCACGCGCTGGATGGTGCCGACAAAGGCTATTCAGTCGAACTGTGCGGCGGCACCCACGTGTCGCGCACCGGTGACATCGCCCTGTTCAAGATCATTTCCGAAAGCGGTATCGCCGCCGGGGTGCGCCGTATCGAAGCCTTCACCGGTGAAGCGGCGCGTCAGTTCCTGCTGGAACAGGCGGGCGTGGCCAAATCGCTGGCCGATCAGTTCAAGGTGCCGGTGGCGCAGGTCTCCGCTCGCGTCGATGCCCTGATCAACGACCGCAAGCGTCTCGAAAAGGAACTGGCCGAAGCCAAGCGTGCACTGGCCGTCGGTGGCGGCGGTGCAGCTTCGGGCCCGGAAGAGATCAACGGCGTGAAGGTCATGGCCCGTGTGCTCGACGGCGTCGGCGGCAAGGATCTGCGTCCCCTGGCCGAAGACTTCAAGAAGCAGGTCGGTTCCGGCATCGTGGCGCTGGTTGGCGTGCTGGACGGCAAGGCGGCGGTGACCGTGGCGGTGACGCCGGACCTGATCGGTCGCTTCAATGCCGCTGAGCTGGCCAAGGCCGCCGTGATCGCCATGGGTGGTCAGGGCGCGGGTGGCAAGCCCGACTTCGCTCAGGGCGGTGCGCCTGACGCGACCAAGGCCGATGCCGGTCTGGAAGCGGTGAAGGCCGCGATCGTCTAA